The Raphanus sativus cultivar WK10039 chromosome 6, ASM80110v3, whole genome shotgun sequence sequence AGATAATCCGTTCTTAGTTAAACTCTTATACTATTTGTTTTTAGACTAAtcattaaacataaaaatattttttttacagaaaataaAGAAGTCAATAAAACGTCCTAAAATGAATGAAACAAAAGAGTTACAAATGAACTAACCCCCGTTATTCACTGCAGGAAACAATATGATCTCCTAAGAATCCTAACAAGAGTATTGATCACGTTAATATGATCttcaagattttgtttttttcttaaaaagtaattaaaaactcgattaaataaaagtaaaatcaattaacaaaaaaaaagagagaagctAAAAGTAGGTTACTAACTTGTCGCCTTTGATCTTGAACCAAGTTTCAGCACATTGTCTATGAGCAATAGCCAGATCTTCCTTACACGAACACCCTAACTCCATCGCACCTCCGCCGCTCGTTTCCACCACCCCTAAATGACATATCCGACAGTCTTTCTCCGGCGGCGCCGTcgcatcatcatcaccatcctCATCCATCTCCGACAAACCCATCACCGACGACACTTTCCTCGATTCTCCTCCTTCGTACTCGTACGGCCCTCCCGTTGTCGTCGAGTAGAAGTAAGAGTAACATGACGTCATGTCATCCCCGTCTGAATAATAAACGCTGACGTCACTTCCACCGAACGACCGCCGGTGAT is a genomic window containing:
- the LOC108809423 gene encoding uncharacterized protein LOC108809423, yielding MTEIDLEQGAAYGYHRRSFGGSDVSVYYSDGDDMTSCYSYFYSTTTGGPYEYEGGESRKVSSVMGLSEMDEDGDDDATAPPEKDCRICHLGVVETSGGGAMELGCSCKEDLAIAHRQCAETWFKIKGDKICEICQAVAKNVGGANETVTSTVDEREVRNGGVGEETVAVGGGATTGIENRWQPQRVVNVVLACMVFGFVISWLFHFHVSSSS